A genomic window from Streptomyces sp. HUAS YS2 includes:
- the pepN gene encoding aminopeptidase N yields MPGENLSRDEARERAELLSVDAYEVALDLRSAVGESADGEGVRTFRSVTTIRFRRTGEGDSTFVDLIAPAVTSVTLNGRELDPAAVFDGARIALDGLADDNVLVVDAQCAYSRTGEGMHRFVDPEDGEVYLYTQYEPADARRVYANFEQPDLKAPYRFSVTAPEAWTVWSNGVGEQDADGVWRFAETAAISTYITCVVAGPYHYVTDTYTRGDIEIPLGAMCRKGLAKHFDADDVFLITKQGFDFFHDNFDYPYPFGKYDQAFVPEYNLGAMENPGMVTFREEYIYRGKVTQAAYERRANVILHEMAHMWFGDLVTMVWWDDLWLKESFADFMGSFSLAEATRFTNSWVTFANNRKSWAYRADQLPSTHPITADIRDLEDAKLNFDGITYAKGASVLKQLVAYAGRDAFLEGARRYFKRHAYGNTRLADLLSVLEETSGRDMKTWAKSWLQTSGVNALTPVVTYDAEGLITELAVTQDGDELRPHRAAVGLYRLSPEGELVRYARAEADVTGARTVVAELTGAERPDLVLVNDDDLTYCKIRFDEGSLTTLRAHLGDITDPLARALCWSALWNLTRDGLMPARDFVAIALDFAGRETDIGVLQMVHAWAQSALTHYAAPAWREEGGRLLAEGGLRELRVAAPGSEQQLTWARFFAATASSDADFQLLEGLLDGTAKIDGLDVDQELRWALLAPLAAHGRADEERIGAELSRDDTATGKRHSVRCLASRPSEAVKAQAWAAVVESDALSNALVEATIAGFVQPSQRQLIAPYAPKYFEVIERVWADRSIQIGMDVVRGLFPGLQDSPETLAATDAWLAAHPSAAPALRRLVLEARDDLARALRAQACDAAAG; encoded by the coding sequence GTGCCCGGTGAGAACCTGTCCCGCGACGAGGCCCGTGAGCGGGCCGAGCTGCTGTCCGTCGACGCGTACGAGGTCGCCCTCGACCTGCGCTCGGCGGTCGGGGAGTCAGCAGACGGGGAGGGCGTGCGCACCTTCCGTTCGGTGACGACGATCCGCTTCCGGCGCACGGGCGAGGGCGACTCCACCTTCGTCGACCTGATCGCCCCGGCGGTCACCTCGGTGACCCTCAACGGGCGGGAGCTCGACCCGGCGGCCGTCTTCGACGGGGCGCGGATCGCGCTGGACGGACTCGCGGACGACAACGTGCTCGTCGTGGACGCGCAGTGCGCGTACAGCCGGACCGGCGAGGGCATGCACCGCTTCGTCGACCCGGAGGACGGCGAGGTCTACCTCTACACGCAGTACGAGCCGGCCGACGCGCGCCGGGTGTACGCGAACTTCGAGCAGCCCGACCTCAAGGCCCCGTACCGCTTCTCGGTGACCGCGCCCGAGGCCTGGACGGTGTGGAGCAACGGCGTCGGGGAGCAGGACGCCGACGGGGTGTGGCGGTTCGCGGAGACGGCGGCGATCTCCACGTACATCACGTGCGTGGTCGCGGGGCCGTACCACTACGTCACGGACACGTACACCCGTGGGGACATCGAGATCCCGCTCGGCGCGATGTGCCGCAAGGGTCTCGCGAAGCACTTCGACGCGGACGACGTCTTCCTGATCACCAAGCAGGGCTTCGACTTCTTCCACGACAACTTCGACTACCCGTACCCCTTCGGGAAGTACGACCAGGCCTTCGTCCCCGAGTACAACCTCGGCGCGATGGAGAACCCGGGCATGGTGACCTTCCGCGAGGAGTACATCTACCGGGGCAAGGTCACCCAGGCCGCGTACGAGCGCCGGGCGAACGTCATCCTGCACGAGATGGCGCACATGTGGTTCGGCGACCTGGTCACCATGGTCTGGTGGGACGACCTGTGGCTGAAGGAGTCCTTCGCGGACTTCATGGGCTCCTTTTCGCTGGCCGAGGCGACCCGCTTCACCAACAGCTGGGTCACCTTCGCCAACAACCGCAAGTCGTGGGCCTACCGGGCCGACCAGCTGCCGTCCACGCACCCGATCACGGCCGACATCCGTGACCTGGAGGACGCGAAGCTGAACTTCGACGGCATCACGTACGCCAAGGGCGCGTCGGTGCTGAAGCAGCTGGTGGCGTACGCGGGCCGGGACGCCTTCCTGGAGGGCGCGCGCCGCTACTTCAAGCGGCACGCGTACGGGAACACGCGCCTGGCGGACCTGCTTTCGGTCCTGGAGGAGACCTCCGGCCGGGACATGAAGACCTGGGCGAAGTCCTGGCTGCAGACCTCGGGCGTCAACGCGCTGACGCCGGTCGTCACCTACGACGCCGAGGGCCTGATCACCGAGCTGGCGGTGACGCAGGACGGTGACGAGCTCCGCCCGCACCGCGCCGCGGTGGGCCTGTACCGGCTGTCGCCGGAGGGCGAGCTGGTGCGTTACGCGCGGGCCGAGGCGGACGTCACCGGCGCGCGCACGGTCGTGGCCGAACTGACGGGCGCCGAGCGGCCGGACCTCGTCCTCGTCAACGACGACGACCTCACGTACTGCAAGATCCGCTTCGACGAGGGTTCGCTGACGACGCTGCGGGCGCACCTCGGCGACATCACCGATCCGCTGGCCCGCGCGCTGTGCTGGTCGGCGCTGTGGAACCTGACGCGGGACGGCCTCATGCCGGCCCGGGACTTCGTCGCGATCGCGCTGGACTTCGCGGGCCGCGAGACCGACATCGGCGTGCTGCAGATGGTGCACGCCTGGGCGCAGTCGGCGCTGACCCACTACGCGGCCCCCGCGTGGCGCGAGGAGGGTGGCCGACTGCTCGCCGAGGGCGGGCTGCGCGAGCTGCGGGTCGCCGCCCCTGGCAGCGAACAGCAGCTGACCTGGGCGCGGTTCTTCGCCGCGACGGCCTCGTCGGACGCCGACTTCCAGCTCCTGGAGGGGCTGCTGGACGGCACCGCGAAGATCGACGGGCTCGACGTCGACCAGGAGCTGCGCTGGGCGCTGCTCGCGCCGCTGGCCGCGCACGGCAGGGCGGACGAGGAGCGGATCGGCGCGGAGCTGTCCCGCGACGACACGGCGACCGGCAAGCGGCACTCGGTGCGCTGCCTGGCCTCGCGGCCGTCGGAGGCGGTCAAGGCGCAGGCGTGGGCGGCGGTCGTGGAGTCCGACGCGCTGTCCAACGCGCTGGTGGAGGCGACCATCGCGGGCTTCGTGCAGCCCTCGCAGCGGCAGCTGATCGCGCCGTACGCGCCGAAGTATTTCGAGGTCATCGAGCGGGTGTGGGCGGACCGGTCGATCCAGATCGGCATGGACGTGGTCCGCGGCCTGTTCCCGGGGCTGCAG